The Paenibacillus sp. MBLB1832 genome has a window encoding:
- a CDS encoding stalk domain-containing protein has product MKTKSRYRNVPRTEESVDWCSSASFILLCSFFGFGLFMHGFMFEMEYLLSGGFIFALGAFLLLFRGPIAISFWLLLALTVCYASVSIIAVNRQSALEVTWRVSLSLPLILAASRMTTDHFRTFLRLLVYSCSAFVCVGLLLNQFREGRFEGLLEYANAWGILLLAVLSLAAMFYAAESKYHYLFISFTLSIGIGLTGSRIVLVLMIFFVFFQTILSGKHKFITYLRLMGACVAGMSCAFTYSISIWAFIGTVMLSSALLVYAHRAGRKTVIAGIPICLIGLFVFLSSIPASHLSTRVGHLSNHASEWTSRLGYYRDALRLIHISPWYGNGGGSWSVLEYKWQTAAYAIRFLHNHWLETWIETGIIGLLIYLAIAGYFLVRGAALWYYADKEERTWLAGLMTSQICLLAHSTFDFTFSYPLLFGLWVVLGTGLTVKSVRMNKNSHRFSRLIQGGGAIGFTVVAVICTILAFSEAYYHQAEQLATKEQDPKEILSLLKSSSQLTPYPAKQHEMVARLLLNHFQKEGNKSDLVRAKTEVNQAIVLNPQDIHTLFLQNQILFASGEKQQAADNLRILAGQYRFRAEIRSELKRMDTIKLILNGYPISVDQPSVLRNGEVLVPIRSVGELLGIKTDWNAVTRTVNGIKGKTHLSVKVGDSGAIVNGTHVPLDSPIEMIGGNVMVPLRFLGETFGVSVSWNAVDSTAKITVN; this is encoded by the coding sequence ATGAAAACCAAATCTCGTTACCGAAATGTTCCCCGTACTGAAGAAAGCGTCGATTGGTGTTCGAGCGCTTCGTTTATTTTGCTATGCTCATTTTTCGGCTTTGGCCTCTTTATGCATGGTTTTATGTTCGAAATGGAGTATCTGCTCTCCGGTGGATTTATTTTTGCTTTAGGCGCGTTCCTTTTGCTTTTTCGAGGTCCTATTGCCATTTCTTTCTGGCTTTTATTGGCTCTTACTGTTTGCTATGCCTCTGTCTCCATCATTGCAGTCAACCGTCAGAGTGCATTAGAGGTGACATGGAGGGTATCGCTTTCTCTGCCACTTATTTTAGCGGCATCACGAATGACGACTGATCACTTTCGGACTTTTCTGCGTTTGTTGGTATACTCGTGCTCCGCGTTCGTATGTGTCGGATTGCTTTTGAATCAGTTTCGGGAAGGGCGTTTCGAAGGATTACTCGAATATGCAAATGCATGGGGAATCTTGTTGCTTGCCGTATTGTCGCTTGCCGCCATGTTTTATGCAGCGGAGTCAAAGTATCACTACTTATTTATCAGCTTTACGTTATCCATAGGCATCGGTTTAACTGGCTCACGAATCGTGTTAGTGCTTATGATTTTTTTCGTATTTTTTCAAACGATCTTATCGGGTAAACATAAGTTTATTACATACCTCCGCTTAATGGGTGCATGCGTTGCAGGTATGTCTTGCGCATTTACTTATTCTATTTCGATCTGGGCCTTCATTGGCACGGTAATGTTAAGCTCTGCTCTCCTAGTTTATGCACATCGCGCAGGTCGGAAAACAGTCATCGCTGGCATTCCGATTTGCCTAATTGGGTTATTTGTGTTTCTTAGTTCTATTCCAGCTTCCCATCTTTCCACTCGAGTAGGACACTTAAGCAATCACGCGTCGGAGTGGACTTCGCGGCTTGGTTATTACCGGGATGCGCTGCGTCTGATTCACATATCCCCATGGTATGGAAACGGTGGTGGTAGTTGGAGTGTTCTTGAGTACAAATGGCAAACAGCAGCTTATGCTATTCGTTTTTTACACAATCATTGGCTAGAAACGTGGATCGAGACCGGTATCATCGGCCTGTTGATTTATTTGGCAATAGCAGGTTACTTTCTTGTTCGGGGTGCTGCTCTGTGGTATTACGCTGATAAAGAGGAACGCACTTGGCTTGCCGGGCTTATGACCTCACAGATTTGTTTGCTAGCTCACAGCACATTCGACTTTACATTCAGCTACCCGCTGTTATTCGGATTATGGGTTGTATTAGGGACCGGTTTAACTGTTAAATCAGTCCGAATGAATAAAAATAGCCACAGATTCTCTCGATTGATTCAAGGAGGGGGCGCGATCGGATTTACAGTCGTTGCCGTTATATGCACGATTCTTGCTTTTTCCGAAGCCTACTATCACCAGGCAGAACAGCTTGCCACGAAAGAACAGGATCCTAAGGAGATACTCTCTCTACTAAAAAGTAGTTCTCAATTGACGCCATATCCTGCCAAACAGCACGAAATGGTTGCACGGCTTCTCTTGAATCACTTCCAGAAAGAAGGGAACAAAAGTGATCTTGTGCGTGCCAAAACGGAGGTTAATCAAGCGATTGTTCTGAATCCGCAAGACATTCATACTCTTTTTTTGCAAAATCAAATTTTGTTTGCCAGTGGAGAAAAGCAGCAAGCTGCAGATAATCTACGCATCCTAGCAGGACAGTACCGTTTCCGCGCCGAGATCCGTAGCGAGTTAAAGCGCATGGATACCATAAAGCTTATCTTAAATGGCTATCCGATTTCCGTAGACCAGCCTTCAGTCCTTCGCAATGGAGAAGTGTTGGTTCCGATTCGTTCCGTTGGAGAACTTCTTGGCATAAAGACCGATTGGAACGCAGTAACCCGGACCGTTAACGGGATTAAGGGCAAAACTCATTTGTCTGTTAAAGTAGGCGACTCCGGGGCAATAGTCAACGGTACCCATGTTCCACTCGATTCACCAATCGAAATGATTGGAGGCAATGTGATGGTGCCGCTTCGCTTTTTGGGTGAAACCTTTGGAGTATCCGTATCCTGGAACGCTGTTGACTCCACAGCAAAGATTACCGTTAACTGA